Proteins from a single region of Thunnus albacares chromosome 16, fThuAlb1.1, whole genome shotgun sequence:
- the LOC122999923 gene encoding interleukin-6 receptor subunit beta-like, with the protein MCSFLVLFILIATSVCEGQHDKTCNVVPKDQYIEVGSDAEIVCQSSCVRGKIFWTLNNVPMDTSLSNTINSSHTVLSLRNFTHRSATLQCHSVDTQQVLGGTTIRTYSKPSKISCIWEYINQDRGKGVPEILTCSWEHQMNSSMKINYTVLSVPSLSEICSSHVKTCIFTDTAGKIPFVVNTTVIVRAKTAAWEVNSDPQTFYPYHILKITPPKLNITALSNALLVEWTRSSIKKSEKCHCEVKYNKWVLRKTLDPEPISTIIIEKLEPCTNYKISVRCALDHAPWSDWSQEKTVLTKLNKSDVNLRLWRQVAKPDKNGVRQVRTMWTEIPSTCQGTFTHIVKQTSYKEHMRGVNYADILCGNSTCVVDVNQDAHRLNLTVFHNEALLAEDSVYVPAIGESLPQVTDMQTSTLDGVILVSWKAPVQPVSGYMIDWTHNGNQYYWKESKYTNITLFDLLYKKPYNITVTPLFDDKTGHGTEALQICSRMEDPGNVTIIDVQTKDKSALVRWNMKSQEECSGVVVNYTIFYMTQNGPQLNVTVDHTKREITLKDLNPKTQYSVYVEAIALTGTTKSSERHFNTKKFDPMLITALSVCGSIVIVLVLSLGLCCAVQWKKFKEKPVPNPGLSSVALWPSASHQKGTSSFQPFSNPSESLCERVYMEDDQRTSTPPLAIGCDPHLNPASDQKEEYADPAIIPAADIQNERPVEPVETLCPSPGESTALLSSDNSPLTPYRSQSSVEAPAPRTSKQCKPLLPEKQQEKTVTVYVTLDMFEQGQGR; encoded by the exons ATGTGTTCATTTCTAGTCCTGTTCATTCTGATTGCAACCTCAGTTTGTGAAG GTCAACATGACAAAACCTGTAACGTTGTCCCCAAAGATCAGTACATTGAAGTGGGATCTGATGCTGAGATAGTGTGCCAGAGTTCTTGTGTCCGTGGCAAAATCTTTTGGACACTGAACAATGTACCCATGGATACAAGCTTGTCAAACACTATCAACTCTTCACATACAGTCCTGTCACTGAGGAACTTCACTCACCGCAGCGCCACGTTGCAATGCCACAGTGTTGATACTCAGCAAGTCCTCGGAGGCACCACCATCAGAACGTACT caaaaccCAGCAAAATATCATGCATCTGGGAGTATATAAATCAGGATAGGGGAAAGGGTGTGCCAGAGATACTCACATGCAGCTGGGAGCATCAGATGAATTCttcaatgaaaataaactaTACTGTGCTGAGTGT TCCTTCCCTGAGTGAAATTTGCAGCTCGCATGTGAAAACATGCATATTCACTGATACAGCTGGTAAAATACCTTTTGTGGTGAATACCACTGTCATTGTGAGAGCCAAAACTGCTGCTTGGGAAGTTAACTCCGACCCTCAAACATTTTACCCCTATCACATAT TGAAAATTACTCCTCCGAAGTTGAACATAACTGCCCTCTCCAATGCTCTGTTGGTTGAATGGACCCGGTCATCTataaaaaagtctgaaaaatgtcATTGTGAAGTCAAATATAACAAG TGGGTGCTCAGGAAGACTCTAGACCCTGAACCTATAAGCACCATAATCATTGAAAAATTGGAACCCTGCACTAACTACAAAATATCAGTCCGCTGTGCTTTAGACCACGCCCCCTGGAGCGACTGGAGCCAGGAGAAGACCGTTCTGACCAAACTAAATA AGAGCGATGTCAACTTGCGTCTGTGGAGACAGGTAGCCAAACCAGACAAAAATGGAGTTAGACAAGTTCGCACCATGTGGACG GAGATTCCTTCGACATGCCAAGGCACATTTACCCACATTGTCAAACAGACTTCCTACAAGGAACACATGCGTGGAGTAAATTATGCGGATATATTGTGTGGCAACTCAACATGTGTTGTTGATGTGAACCAAGATGCACACAGACTAAATCTCACAGTCTTCCATAATGAAGCCTTGCTTGCGGAGGACTCCGTTTATGTTCCAGCCATTGGAGAAA GCCTCCCTCAAGTGACAGACATGCAGACCTCAACTCTTGATGGTGTTATTCTGGTCAGCTGGAAGGCTCCTGTTCAGCCTGTCAGTGGTTACATGATCGACTGGACCCACAATGGGAATCAATACTACTGGAAGGAAAGCAAATACACCAACATAACACTATTTG ACCTCCTGTACAAGAAGCCGTACAATATTACAGTAACTCCACTCTTTGATGACAAGACAGGTCATGGCACAGAAGCCCTTCAGATCTGCTCCAGAATGGAAG ATCCAGGAAATGTCACCATCATCgatgttcagactaaagacAAAAGCGCCTTGGTGAGATGGAACATGAAGTCACAGGAGGAATGCAGTGGTGTCGTTGTGAACTACACAATTTTCTACATGACACAGAATGGACCACAGCTCA ATGTTACTGTAGATCACACAAAGCGGGAAATCACTTTGAAAGATCTGAATCCAAAGACCCAATACAGTGTCTATGTTGAGGCCATAGCTCTTACTGGAACAACCAAAAGCAGTGAAAGGCACTTTAATACCAAGAAATTTG ATCCAATGCTCATCACAGCGCTTAGTGTCTGTGGAAGCATCGTCATAGTTCTTGTGTTATCTCTGGGATTATGCTGCGCTGTCCA ATGGAAGAAATTCAAGGAGAAGCCGGTGCCGAACCCTGGCCTCAGTTCTGTGGCATTGTGGCCATCGGCAAGTCATCAAAAG GGAACAAGCTCCTTCCAGCCATTCAGTAATCCATCCGAAAGCCTCTGTGAAAGGGTTTATATGGAGGATGATCAGAGAACTTCCACCCCTCCACTAGCTATAGGCTGTGATCCACACCTTAACCCAGCCAGTGACCAGAAGGAGGAATATGCTGACCCAGCCATAATTCCAGCGGCAGATATACAGAATGAAAGGCCAGTTGAACCTGTAGAGACACTGTGTCCATCTCCTGGAGAATCCACAGCACTGCTGTCTTCAGACAACAGCCCTTTAACACCATACAGAAGCCAGAGTTCCGTGGAAGCTCCAGCCCCAAGGACCAGTAAACAGTGTAAGCCCCTGCTTCCAGAGAAACAGCAAGAGAAGACAGTCACTGTTTACGTCACTTTGGACATGTTTGAACAAGGCCAGGGtaggtga
- the rdh14b gene encoding retinol dehydrogenase 14b, which translates to MFTAVVVAVIAGGGVLFLLRRLFPSQKAMKLLQYPADTMHGKTVIVTGANSGIGKALAGELLKLQARVIMACRDQRSAEEAAQEIKTQAGPEQGEVVIKHLDLASLRSVRKFCEEIKEEESKIDVLINNAGIYQCPYTKTEDGFEMQLGVNHLGHFLLTHLLLDLLKTSAPSRIVVVSSKLYKYGHINFDDLNSENNYDKAFCYSQSKLANLLFTLELARQLEGTGVTVNALTPGIVRTRLGRHVEIPFLAKPLFNLASMVFFKSPLEGAQTPLYLTCSPEVEGVSGKCFANCEEEELMPIATDDQAAKKLWDISRRMVGLTD; encoded by the exons ATGTTTACTGCCGTAGTGGTTGCTGTTATTGCTGGTGGGGGGGTTCTGTTCCTTTTGCGCCGCCTCTTCCCCAGCCAGAAAGCCATGAAGCTGCTACAGTATCCAGCGGACACGATGCATGGAAAGACGGTCATCGTGACCGGGGCTAACAGCGGGATAGGGAAGGCCCTGGCCGGGGAGCTGCTGAAGCTCCAGGCCCGGGTCATCATGGCCTGTCGGGACCAGCGCAGTGCCGAAGAGGCAGCCCAGGAAATCAAGACACAGGCCGGACCAGAGCAAGGGGAGGTGGTCATCAAACATCTGGACCTTGCATCGCTTAGATCGGTTCGCAAATTTTGTGAAGAGATTAAGGAG GAGGAATCCAAGATTGATGTGCTCATCAACAATGCAGGCATCTACCAGTGTCCCTACACAAAGACAGAGGATGGTTTTGAGATGCAGCTCGGTGTGAATCACCTGGGCCACTTCCTCCTCACTCACCTCCTGCTGGACCTCCTGAAGACGTCCGCTCCCAGCCGCATCGTTGTGGTTTCCTCCAAGCTTTACAAGTATGGCCACATCAACTTTGACGACCTGAATAGTGAAAATAACTATGATAAGGCCTTCTGCTACAGTCAAAGCAAGTTGGCCAACCTGCTGTTTACGCTTGAACTGGCTCGCCAGCTGGAAGGCACTGGGGTCACAGTCAATGCTCTCACCCCGGGTATCGTGAGGACCAGACTCGGCAGGCATGTTGAAATCCCTTTCCTGGCAAAGCCGCTGTTCAACCTCGCCTCAATGGTCTTTTTCAAGAGTCCACTGGAGGGGGCCCAGACCCCTCTCTATCTGACCTGCTCACCTGAGGTGGAGGGAGTGTCGGGGAAGTGTTTCGCTaactgtgaggaggaggagctgatgCCCATAGCCACAGATGACCAGGCAGCCAAGAAGCTGTGGGACATAAGCAGGAGGATGGTTGGACTCACTGACTGA
- the si:dkey-174m14.3 gene encoding brain-enriched guanylate kinase-associated protein isoform X2, which translates to MKLCVSGSSLLEQKEDLRKRLSYTTHKLELLQSEFDSTRQYLETELRRAQEELDKFTDKLRRIQSSYSALQRINQDLEEKIHRNSQHHDDEKRALSREIIVLNNHLMEAKLTIEKLQEDNDLYRKDCNLAAQLLQCNKSLYRAQLSELPADFQERLTMHMEESPLCHTYSDSVPASLIAKVLEKPDEVCSSSQASRSPSPQAQEHAFILESLGPGERLGLRAAYKSDLYSSDTALYCPDDRHRERRPSMDLHGQRKLLYGPQNSTDSTPEEGSVGLRPGFSQEHFAKFPTTLGAGSSSYSSFSGGGSEDKGNGPPSSAASSPRHHSLYMDWRDAGDYERKSDSSWERDSPRGFANAHPFQQTELSHHQNGSSPVYSRTMSSCFSEPYEPLPPSSSPSVAYGDSRRGSTLAPEEEELIGRWRQLSVEDLSAHTYRSPGRASPYSFSEQHFSVRPAKIRLGPLYSSFQEGADYYHHGVGVMDPVWVDASPSPECSPGLRQAHSQAHLYRAEDSQGSEHSLYHSGSSKDREGNVAAGGQSTDYVDPSPNSSTESLNQRSLEMAADLQHYQVEMHSLPAQVSQSPPPAPPPPPPYNQKFGSLGLSRKDSLTKAQLYGTLLN; encoded by the exons ctcatTGCTGGAGCAGAAGGAGGACTTGCGGAAGCGGCTTTCCTACACAACACACAAGCTGGAGCTGCTGCAGAGCGAGTTTGACTCCACACGGCAGTACCTGGAGACAGAGCTGCGCCGTGCACAGGAGGAACTGGACAAGTTCACTGATAAACTGCGCAG AATACAAAGCAGCTACTCAGCACTGCAGAGGATCAACCAAGATCTGGAGGAAAAGATTCACAGAAAT AGCCAGCACCACGACGATGAGAAGCGAGCTCTGAGCAGAGAGATCATCGTTCTAAACAACCATCTGATGGAGGCCAAGCTCACCATCGAGAAGCTACAAGAGGACAAT GATCTGTACAGGAAGGACTGTAACCTGGCTGCTCAGCTTCTCCAGTGCAACAAGTCTCTTTACAGGGCCCAGCTCTCTGAG CTGCCTGCTGATTTTCAGGAGCGACTGACCATGCACATGGAGGAGTCTCCTCTCTGTCACACCTACTCTGACTCTGTCCCGGCCTCTCTTATTGCCAAAGTGCTTGAGAAGCCAGATGaggtctgcagcagcagccaggcCTCCCGCTCCCCCAGCCCCCAAGCCCAGGAACACGCGTTCATCTTGGAGAGCTTGGGCCCAGGAGAGCGCCTGGGGCTCCGGGCAGCGTACAAATCTGACCTGTACAGCAGTGACACGGCCCTGTACTGCCCTGACGACCGGCACCGTGAGCGGAGGCCCAGCATGGACCTCCACGGTCAGAGGAAGCTGCTGTATGGACCCCAGAACTCCACTGACAGCACCCCAGAGGAGGGCTCGGTGGGGTTGAGGCCCGGCTTCTCCCAGGAGCACTTTGCTAAGTTCCCTACCACACTGGGCGCAGGCTCCAGCTCCTACTCCAGCTTCAGTGGAGGGGGCTCTGAAGACAAAGGTAATGGCCCTCCAAGCAGTGCAGCTTCCTCCCCGCGCCATCACTCCCTCTATATGGACTGGAGAGATGCAGGGGACTATGAGAGAAAGAGTGACTCATCGTGGGAGAGGGACAGTCCAAGAGGCTTTGCCAATGCTCATCCCTTCCAGCAGACGGAGCTAAGCCACCACCAGAACGGCAGCTCTCCTGTCTACAGCCGCACCATGTCCTCCTGTTTCAGTGAGCCCTACGAGCCgctccctccatcctcctccccGAGTGTTGCCTACGGAGACAGTCGTCGAGGCAGCACACTAGccccagaggaggaggagcttaTTGGCCGATGGAGACAACTTAGTGTGGAGGACTTAAGTGCCCACACCTACCGCAGTCCAGGCCGGGCCTCGCCCTACAGCTTCTCAGAGCAGCACTTCTCTGTCCGGCCAGCCAAGATCCGACTAGGGCCGCTCTACAGCAGCTTCCAGGAAGGGGCTGACTATTACCATCACGGAGTGGGTGTCATGGACCCAGTGTGGGTCGACGCCAGCCCCAGCCCTGAATGCAGCCCAGGGCTGCGGCAGGCCCACAGCCAAGCCCACCTGTACCGAGCTGAGGACAGCCAGGGGTCGGAGCACAGCCTCTACCACTCAGGGAGCTCCAAAGACAGGGAGGGCAACGTGGCAGCTGGAGGCCAAAGCACGGATTATGTAGACCCCAGCCCCAACAGTTCCACCGAGTCTCTCAACCAGAGGTCCCTGGAGATGGCTGCAGACCTGCAGCACTATCAAGTGGAGATGCACAGCCTGCCTGCACAGGTGAGCCAGTCACCACCACCggccccaccccctcctcctccgtACAACCAAAAATTTGGCTCCCTGGGACTTTCCAGGAAGGACAGTCTGACCAAGGCACAGCTATATGGAACGCTTCTGAACTGA
- the si:dkey-174m14.3 gene encoding brain-enriched guanylate kinase-associated protein isoform X1, with the protein MRGKEHRQTMKKIYIGKTALKVPRNGGKHPKKSSLLEQKEDLRKRLSYTTHKLELLQSEFDSTRQYLETELRRAQEELDKFTDKLRRIQSSYSALQRINQDLEEKIHRNSQHHDDEKRALSREIIVLNNHLMEAKLTIEKLQEDNDLYRKDCNLAAQLLQCNKSLYRAQLSELPADFQERLTMHMEESPLCHTYSDSVPASLIAKVLEKPDEVCSSSQASRSPSPQAQEHAFILESLGPGERLGLRAAYKSDLYSSDTALYCPDDRHRERRPSMDLHGQRKLLYGPQNSTDSTPEEGSVGLRPGFSQEHFAKFPTTLGAGSSSYSSFSGGGSEDKGNGPPSSAASSPRHHSLYMDWRDAGDYERKSDSSWERDSPRGFANAHPFQQTELSHHQNGSSPVYSRTMSSCFSEPYEPLPPSSSPSVAYGDSRRGSTLAPEEEELIGRWRQLSVEDLSAHTYRSPGRASPYSFSEQHFSVRPAKIRLGPLYSSFQEGADYYHHGVGVMDPVWVDASPSPECSPGLRQAHSQAHLYRAEDSQGSEHSLYHSGSSKDREGNVAAGGQSTDYVDPSPNSSTESLNQRSLEMAADLQHYQVEMHSLPAQVSQSPPPAPPPPPPYNQKFGSLGLSRKDSLTKAQLYGTLLN; encoded by the exons ATGAGAGGGAAGGAACACAGACAAACCATGAAAAAGATATACATTGGCAAAACCGCCTTAAAAGTCCCCCGAAATGGCGGTAAACATCCGAAAAAGAG ctcatTGCTGGAGCAGAAGGAGGACTTGCGGAAGCGGCTTTCCTACACAACACACAAGCTGGAGCTGCTGCAGAGCGAGTTTGACTCCACACGGCAGTACCTGGAGACAGAGCTGCGCCGTGCACAGGAGGAACTGGACAAGTTCACTGATAAACTGCGCAG AATACAAAGCAGCTACTCAGCACTGCAGAGGATCAACCAAGATCTGGAGGAAAAGATTCACAGAAAT AGCCAGCACCACGACGATGAGAAGCGAGCTCTGAGCAGAGAGATCATCGTTCTAAACAACCATCTGATGGAGGCCAAGCTCACCATCGAGAAGCTACAAGAGGACAAT GATCTGTACAGGAAGGACTGTAACCTGGCTGCTCAGCTTCTCCAGTGCAACAAGTCTCTTTACAGGGCCCAGCTCTCTGAG CTGCCTGCTGATTTTCAGGAGCGACTGACCATGCACATGGAGGAGTCTCCTCTCTGTCACACCTACTCTGACTCTGTCCCGGCCTCTCTTATTGCCAAAGTGCTTGAGAAGCCAGATGaggtctgcagcagcagccaggcCTCCCGCTCCCCCAGCCCCCAAGCCCAGGAACACGCGTTCATCTTGGAGAGCTTGGGCCCAGGAGAGCGCCTGGGGCTCCGGGCAGCGTACAAATCTGACCTGTACAGCAGTGACACGGCCCTGTACTGCCCTGACGACCGGCACCGTGAGCGGAGGCCCAGCATGGACCTCCACGGTCAGAGGAAGCTGCTGTATGGACCCCAGAACTCCACTGACAGCACCCCAGAGGAGGGCTCGGTGGGGTTGAGGCCCGGCTTCTCCCAGGAGCACTTTGCTAAGTTCCCTACCACACTGGGCGCAGGCTCCAGCTCCTACTCCAGCTTCAGTGGAGGGGGCTCTGAAGACAAAGGTAATGGCCCTCCAAGCAGTGCAGCTTCCTCCCCGCGCCATCACTCCCTCTATATGGACTGGAGAGATGCAGGGGACTATGAGAGAAAGAGTGACTCATCGTGGGAGAGGGACAGTCCAAGAGGCTTTGCCAATGCTCATCCCTTCCAGCAGACGGAGCTAAGCCACCACCAGAACGGCAGCTCTCCTGTCTACAGCCGCACCATGTCCTCCTGTTTCAGTGAGCCCTACGAGCCgctccctccatcctcctccccGAGTGTTGCCTACGGAGACAGTCGTCGAGGCAGCACACTAGccccagaggaggaggagcttaTTGGCCGATGGAGACAACTTAGTGTGGAGGACTTAAGTGCCCACACCTACCGCAGTCCAGGCCGGGCCTCGCCCTACAGCTTCTCAGAGCAGCACTTCTCTGTCCGGCCAGCCAAGATCCGACTAGGGCCGCTCTACAGCAGCTTCCAGGAAGGGGCTGACTATTACCATCACGGAGTGGGTGTCATGGACCCAGTGTGGGTCGACGCCAGCCCCAGCCCTGAATGCAGCCCAGGGCTGCGGCAGGCCCACAGCCAAGCCCACCTGTACCGAGCTGAGGACAGCCAGGGGTCGGAGCACAGCCTCTACCACTCAGGGAGCTCCAAAGACAGGGAGGGCAACGTGGCAGCTGGAGGCCAAAGCACGGATTATGTAGACCCCAGCCCCAACAGTTCCACCGAGTCTCTCAACCAGAGGTCCCTGGAGATGGCTGCAGACCTGCAGCACTATCAAGTGGAGATGCACAGCCTGCCTGCACAGGTGAGCCAGTCACCACCACCggccccaccccctcctcctccgtACAACCAAAAATTTGGCTCCCTGGGACTTTCCAGGAAGGACAGTCTGACCAAGGCACAGCTATATGGAACGCTTCTGAACTGA